From the genome of Dehalococcoidales bacterium, one region includes:
- the folE gene encoding GTP cyclohydrolase I FolE, with the protein MLDQAEIKKAVTSIIKAIGEDPKREGLVDTPRRVAEMYSELFEGLTMDPKEELKVGFEEGHREMVVLKDIPFYSMCEHHLLPFYGVAHIGYIPNANGRVVGASKLARVVEIIARRPQLQERMTSQIADAIAEGIKPEGVGVVVQAEHLCLVMRGIKKPGSTVVTSVVRGIFRSKSKTRAEFFSLLQIK; encoded by the coding sequence GTGCTTGACCAGGCTGAGATTAAGAAAGCGGTAACTTCCATTATTAAGGCTATCGGGGAGGACCCGAAACGTGAAGGGCTCGTGGATACCCCGCGGCGGGTAGCCGAGATGTACAGCGAACTCTTTGAAGGGCTCACCATGGACCCGAAGGAAGAACTGAAAGTCGGGTTTGAGGAAGGCCACCGGGAAATGGTCGTACTTAAGGACATCCCGTTCTACTCGATGTGCGAGCACCACCTGCTGCCGTTCTACGGGGTGGCACACATCGGCTACATCCCCAACGCCAACGGGCGGGTGGTGGGCGCCAGCAAACTGGCCAGGGTGGTGGAGATTATCGCCCGGCGCCCTCAGCTCCAGGAAAGAATGACCTCCCAGATTGCCGATGCCATTGCCGAGGGGATCAAGCCGGAAGGTGTGGGCGTAGTCGTCCAGGCTGAGCATCTCTGCCTGGTGATGCGCGGCATCAAGAAACCGGGCAGCACTGTAGTCACCTCGGTGGTCAGGGGTATCTTCCGCAGCAAGTCCAAGACCAGAGCCGAGTTTTTCTCCCTGTTACAGATTAAATAG
- the thrC gene encoding threonine synthase: MNPGVLIKYRDFLPVTPHTPLISLGEGDTPLVRCGTLEKEIGCQELHLKLEGCSPTGSFKDRGMVVAIAKAIEAGSTAVMCASTGNTSSSAAAYAAYCGLTAIIIVPKGNIAPGKLAQAIIYGAKIIAIDGNFDQALSIVLALTEKHPVTLTNSVNPHRIEGQKTAAFEIIDALGEAPDYLFIPVGNAGNITAYWKGFVEYHQNGRATKKPSLMGFQAEGAAPIVRGHVIEHPQTVASAIRIGNPASWQKAVAARDESGGIIDMVSDEEIMSAHRLMATKAGIFGEPASAASLAGLIKLSRKGMDFSKKKVVCVVTGTGLKDTDIVLKNADSFLDLPADTLAVERALGWS; this comes from the coding sequence ATGAATCCCGGAGTTTTAATCAAGTATAGAGACTTTCTGCCGGTCACCCCTCACACTCCCCTCATCTCATTAGGAGAGGGGGATACTCCACTGGTCAGGTGCGGAACGCTGGAGAAGGAAATCGGCTGCCAGGAACTGCACCTGAAACTGGAGGGGTGTAGCCCTACCGGTTCGTTTAAGGACAGGGGCATGGTGGTCGCTATCGCCAAGGCCATAGAAGCGGGCAGTACGGCGGTAATGTGCGCCTCAACCGGTAATACCAGCTCTTCAGCCGCCGCTTATGCCGCTTACTGCGGACTGACGGCTATTATTATCGTGCCTAAAGGTAATATCGCCCCGGGCAAGCTGGCCCAGGCTATCATCTACGGAGCCAAAATAATCGCCATCGACGGTAATTTCGACCAGGCCCTGAGCATCGTACTGGCGTTGACCGAGAAACACCCTGTCACCCTGACAAATTCAGTCAACCCGCACCGCATCGAAGGGCAAAAGACAGCCGCTTTTGAAATTATCGACGCTCTGGGCGAAGCCCCTGATTATCTTTTCATCCCGGTGGGCAATGCCGGCAATATCACCGCCTACTGGAAGGGATTCGTGGAATACCATCAAAATGGCAGGGCAACCAAGAAACCATCGCTAATGGGTTTCCAGGCAGAGGGCGCCGCCCCTATTGTCCGGGGTCATGTCATTGAGCACCCGCAGACGGTAGCTTCAGCGATACGCATCGGCAATCCGGCAAGCTGGCAGAAAGCGGTTGCCGCCCGTGATGAGTCCGGCGGTATCATTGATATGGTCAGTGATGAGGAGATCATGTCCGCCCACCGTCTGATGGCCACCAAAGCCGGAATTTTCGGGGAGCCGGCGTCAGCCGCCTCCCTGGCCGGACTAATCAAACTTTCCCGGAAAGGGATGGATTTCTCCAAGAAGAAGGTTGTCTGCGTGGTAACCGGCACCGGACTCAAGGATACTGACATCGTCCTGAAAAATGCCGATTCGTTCCTCGATCTGCCGGCTGATACACTGGCCGTGGAACGGGCCCTTGGCTGGAGCTGA